From one Deinococcus fonticola genomic stretch:
- a CDS encoding ABC transporter permease: MTTANANNDIQLNKEKSYSTFQLAMRRLRRHKAAMIALTFIILLVLMAIFAPSLAPHDPNAQDLGGIYAPPSANHPLGKDELGRDLLSRVIYGSRVSLAVGFAVAFMSSLVGTTMGLLAGFLGGRTDTFISRLIEFMLSLPGLPLQLVISGLFLSSDKPFITNLRENMGPSASVAIIITVFSVFGWMGTARLVRGEVLKLKNLEYVDAARALGASNPRIMFRHLVPNILGIIIVSATFDVGGAILGEAALSFLGFGIQPPVSTWGNMLSNAQEVVLQYPWIPFYPGLAILLTVLSFNFLGDGLRDAFDPRARR; the protein is encoded by the coding sequence ATGACCACTGCCAATGCCAACAATGACATTCAACTGAACAAGGAAAAAAGTTACTCCACCTTCCAGCTCGCCATGCGCCGCCTGCGCCGCCACAAGGCCGCCATGATCGCCCTGACTTTCATTATTCTGCTGGTACTCATGGCAATTTTCGCGCCGTCCCTGGCCCCGCACGACCCGAACGCGCAGGACTTGGGCGGCATTTACGCCCCGCCCAGCGCCAATCACCCCCTGGGCAAGGATGAACTGGGCCGTGACCTGCTGTCCCGCGTCATTTACGGCAGCCGGGTCAGCCTGGCGGTGGGCTTCGCGGTGGCGTTCATGAGTTCACTGGTCGGCACGACTATGGGCCTGCTGGCGGGCTTCCTGGGCGGGCGCACTGACACCTTCATCAGCCGCCTGATCGAGTTCATGCTGAGCCTGCCCGGCCTGCCCCTCCAGCTCGTGATTTCCGGCCTATTCCTGAGCAGCGACAAGCCCTTCATCACGAACCTGCGCGAGAACATGGGGCCAAGCGCCAGCGTCGCCATCATCATCACGGTGTTCTCTGTGTTCGGCTGGATGGGCACCGCCAGGCTCGTGCGCGGTGAAGTGCTGAAACTGAAGAACCTGGAGTACGTGGACGCCGCGCGCGCCCTGGGAGCCAGCAACCCCCGCATCATGTTCCGTCACCTGGTGCCGAACATCCTGGGCATCATCATCGTGAGCGCCACCTTCGACGTGGGCGGCGCAATCCTAGGCGAAGCGGCCCTGAGTTTCCTGGGATTCGGCATTCAACCCCCGGTCTCCACCTGGGGCAACATGCTGAGCAACGCGCAGGAAGTGGTGCTGCAATACCCCTGGATTCCCTTCTACCCCGGCCTGGCGATCCTGCTGACCGTGCTGTCCTTCAACTTCCTGGGCGACGGCCTGCGGGATGCGTTCGACCCAAGGGCACGTCGGTAA
- the ruvC gene encoding crossover junction endodeoxyribonuclease RuvC: MIVLGIDPGLANLGLGLVEGDVRKARHLHHVCLTTESAWLMPRRLQYLHGEVSRLLAEYQPEAVAIEDQILRRQADVAFKVGQAFGVVQLACAQAGVPIFAYGPMQVKKALVGTGRADKEQIIYMVKAQLGVRELFNNHAADALALALTHLAHAPMQARMNAPLVRS; encoded by the coding sequence ATGATTGTTCTTGGCATTGACCCTGGACTGGCGAACCTGGGTTTAGGACTGGTGGAGGGGGACGTCCGCAAAGCGCGGCACCTGCACCATGTGTGCCTGACCACCGAGAGCGCCTGGCTGATGCCCCGGCGCCTGCAGTACCTGCACGGAGAAGTGTCGCGCCTGCTGGCCGAGTACCAGCCTGAGGCGGTCGCCATCGAGGATCAGATTCTGCGGCGGCAGGCCGACGTGGCCTTCAAAGTCGGGCAGGCGTTCGGGGTGGTGCAACTGGCCTGCGCCCAGGCGGGCGTGCCCATTTTCGCCTACGGCCCCATGCAGGTGAAAAAAGCCCTGGTAGGCACGGGCCGCGCCGACAAGGAACAGATTATTTACATGGTCAAGGCGCAACTGGGCGTGCGGGAACTGTTCAACAACCACGCGGCGGACGCCCTGGCGCTGGCGCTGACGCATCTGGCGCACGCACCCATGCAGGCCCGCATGAATGCGCCGCTGGTGCGTTCCTGA